Proteins from a single region of Sandaracinaceae bacterium:
- a CDS encoding membrane dipeptidase — translation MRQPDPLEIESVHALRDGCFVLDAVNPGERDTRYLVASEDGLAFVFTGRAPEEAVRLRFRASDLGTFLLYDTERRYVVSELDELSAAVTLDSDISLVDDTFISPAEWEVSASEYDAERLSLRSRRTQRYMSREGTTTDPARAAVITLSPAEGCEVFPELTTDATGEVVRTSFEDGDLYGMVDTHSHILGNFGFGGGGVVHGAPFHRLGVEAALPDCSIYHGPEGRRDLMGAVFDNGREFNFEMLAFGVIFGRLTMPVHETAGYPDFTEWPDAHRRSTHQVQYYKWLERAYLGGLRLVVQHAVSNQVLCDLSVGSRAQRARYSCNDMVAVDRQIEEIRVMERYIDAQSGGPGRGWFRVVTSPAEARAVIASGKMAVVLGIETSNLFDCFVTPREGFPTCDEAYVLARLAHYHDLGVRALFPVHKFDNAFSPGDGQRGFMEVANVLNSGHYNNYTAACDPSAPTNFDGGGSVQFGGLNSPRDAYFSDPPLDFSGLGTAASGTLAPLISVLDEPALTDGPFCQNAGLQPLGEVLLAEMMRRGMLIEIAHLPNHSVARAYELLEAADYPAVSTHNNPHSGRVYDIGGLASANMFGRCQAPDRVGAMGDPLRARLALIADHGGYPGVGFSFDLNGFAGAPGPRFGDDGCSTPQTNPITYPFSSFAGDVSFTQPQLANRTVDFNTEGFVHIGMLPELVEDARHDGVTDEEIEAVFRSAEAYVRVWERAEARGAVLSANP, via the coding sequence AGCGTCCACGCGCTGCGCGACGGGTGCTTCGTGCTCGACGCGGTGAACCCAGGCGAGCGTGACACCCGCTATCTGGTGGCATCCGAAGATGGCCTCGCGTTCGTGTTTACCGGTCGCGCCCCCGAGGAGGCTGTGCGGCTGCGCTTCAGGGCCTCCGATCTCGGGACGTTCCTGCTGTACGACACCGAGCGCCGCTACGTCGTGTCCGAGCTGGACGAGCTGTCCGCGGCCGTCACGCTGGACTCCGACATTTCCCTCGTGGACGACACGTTCATCTCGCCCGCCGAGTGGGAGGTGAGCGCGTCCGAGTACGACGCCGAGCGCCTCTCGCTACGCAGCCGCCGCACGCAGCGCTACATGAGCCGCGAAGGCACCACCACCGATCCAGCCCGTGCCGCCGTGATCACCCTGTCTCCAGCCGAGGGCTGCGAGGTGTTCCCAGAGCTCACGACCGACGCGACGGGCGAGGTGGTTCGGACGTCCTTCGAAGATGGGGACCTGTACGGCATGGTCGACACGCACTCCCACATCCTGGGCAACTTCGGCTTTGGCGGAGGGGGCGTCGTCCACGGGGCGCCCTTCCACCGGCTGGGGGTGGAGGCCGCGCTCCCCGACTGCAGCATCTATCATGGGCCCGAGGGGCGTCGCGACCTGATGGGGGCGGTCTTCGACAACGGACGAGAGTTCAACTTCGAGATGCTCGCGTTCGGCGTGATCTTCGGGCGGCTCACCATGCCGGTGCACGAGACCGCGGGCTACCCAGACTTCACCGAGTGGCCGGATGCTCACCGACGGTCCACGCACCAAGTGCAGTACTACAAGTGGCTCGAACGAGCCTATCTCGGGGGCCTACGCTTGGTGGTGCAGCACGCGGTCTCGAACCAAGTGCTGTGTGACCTGAGCGTGGGCTCCCGGGCCCAGCGGGCGCGCTACTCGTGCAACGACATGGTCGCCGTGGACCGGCAGATCGAAGAGATCCGGGTCATGGAGCGCTACATCGACGCGCAGTCGGGTGGCCCAGGACGCGGCTGGTTCCGGGTGGTCACCTCGCCTGCCGAGGCGCGCGCGGTCATCGCGAGCGGGAAGATGGCCGTCGTCCTCGGGATCGAGACCTCGAACCTGTTCGACTGCTTCGTGACGCCACGCGAGGGGTTCCCGACGTGTGACGAGGCCTACGTCCTCGCGCGGCTCGCGCACTATCACGACCTCGGGGTGCGCGCGCTGTTCCCGGTCCACAAGTTCGACAACGCGTTCTCGCCGGGCGATGGACAACGCGGCTTCATGGAGGTCGCCAACGTGCTCAACAGCGGGCACTACAACAACTACACGGCGGCCTGCGACCCGAGCGCTCCGACGAACTTCGACGGGGGCGGGTCGGTCCAGTTCGGTGGGCTGAACTCGCCGCGCGACGCGTACTTCTCGGACCCGCCGCTCGACTTCTCGGGCTTGGGGACGGCCGCCAGCGGCACCCTCGCGCCGCTCATCTCGGTGCTCGACGAGCCCGCGCTCACGGACGGCCCGTTCTGTCAAAACGCCGGGCTGCAGCCTCTCGGCGAGGTGCTCCTCGCGGAGATGATGAGGCGTGGGATGCTGATCGAGATCGCGCACCTCCCGAACCACTCGGTGGCTCGCGCGTACGAGCTGCTCGAGGCGGCGGACTACCCCGCGGTGAGCACGCACAACAACCCGCACTCGGGTCGCGTCTACGACATCGGCGGGCTGGCGTCGGCGAACATGTTCGGCCGCTGTCAGGCGCCGGACCGCGTGGGGGCGATGGGTGACCCGCTGCGCGCGCGGCTGGCGCTGATCGCGGACCACGGGGGCTATCCCGGCGTGGGCTTCAGCTTCGACCTCAACGGCTTCGCGGGCGCCCCCGGGCCGCGCTTCGGCGACGACGGCTGCAGCACGCCCCAGACGAACCCCATCACGTATCCGTTCTCGTCGTTCGCGGGGGATGTCAGCTTCACGCAGCCGCAGCTGGCCAACCGCACCGTGGACTTCAACACGGAGGGCTTCGTGCACATCGGGATGCTGCCCGAGCTGGTGGAGGACGCGCGCCACGACGGCGTGACCGACGAGGAGATCGAAGCGGTGTTCCGCTCGGCCGAAGCGTACGTCCGCGTCTGGGAGCGGGCCGAGGCCCGCGGCGCAGTGTTGAGCGCGAACCCGTAG
- a CDS encoding amidohydrolase — translation MIIDCHAHFDPQLLDAPTALRKMDAVGVSRVALIPAMNGPLPETPKRLLAVLRHVMNSPARPLAELLHRHMMVDGGVKLGKLTFPIFPLPDNDPVAELLRAHPTRFLGWIFLNPAADPTPLDTLERYRSVPGMVGVKLHPHWHDYTTDVLGPILARCQELGLPVLIHLGFRKGGDFRGICAQYPKLNVISAHAGFPFYKDLWRFKDECPNLHVDLSSPYIDERLARASVTAMGAERCLYGTDAPYGFHEEDSSYDYGEILGWIARMPLSERERDAVLSGNSQRLLGL, via the coding sequence GTGATCATCGACTGCCACGCGCACTTCGACCCCCAGCTGCTGGACGCGCCCACCGCGCTCCGGAAGATGGACGCGGTCGGAGTGTCCCGCGTGGCGCTCATCCCGGCCATGAACGGCCCGCTGCCCGAGACGCCCAAGCGCCTGCTCGCGGTGCTGCGGCACGTGATGAACTCGCCTGCCCGTCCGCTGGCCGAGCTGCTGCACCGGCACATGATGGTCGACGGAGGGGTCAAGCTCGGGAAGCTCACCTTCCCCATCTTCCCGCTGCCGGACAACGACCCGGTAGCGGAGCTGCTGCGCGCACACCCCACACGCTTCCTGGGCTGGATCTTCCTCAACCCGGCGGCCGACCCGACGCCGCTGGACACCCTGGAGCGCTACCGCAGCGTGCCCGGGATGGTCGGGGTCAAGCTCCACCCGCACTGGCACGACTACACCACCGACGTGCTGGGTCCCATCCTCGCCCGCTGCCAGGAGCTCGGGCTGCCGGTGCTCATCCACCTCGGCTTCCGCAAGGGCGGCGACTTCCGCGGCATCTGCGCGCAGTACCCCAAGCTGAACGTCATCAGCGCCCACGCCGGCTTCCCCTTCTACAAGGATCTGTGGCGGTTCAAGGACGAGTGCCCGAACCTGCACGTGGACCTGTCGAGCCCCTACATCGATGAACGCCTCGCCCGCGCTTCGGTGACTGCCATGGGCGCCGAGCGCTGCCTCTACGGCACGGACGCGCCGTACGGGTTCCACGAGGAGGACAGCAGCTACGACTACGGGGAGATCCTCGGCTGGATCGCGCGCATGCCCCTGAGTGAGCGCGAGCGGGACGCCGTGCTCTCGGGCAACAGCCAGCGTCTGCTCGGGCTCTGA
- the folD gene encoding bifunctional methylenetetrahydrofolate dehydrogenase/methenyltetrahydrofolate cyclohydrolase FolD, whose amino-acid sequence MADQAQIIDGKALAKTVREEVKVRAEAFLAQHGRQPGLHVVLVGDDPASQVYVRNKERAAAQCGIAGEVHRLPADTRMETLLAKVAELNAAADIDGILVQLPLPKHLDDQTVVDAIDPAKDVDGLHPVNAGLLVVGRPGLRPCTPSGCMRMLASVGAELKGKRAIVVGRSTLVGKPIALMLLAEHATVTMAHSRTVDLGARVAESDIVIAAVGVPKLVKGEWIKPGAVVIDVGINRLDDGTLVGDVDYESALPRASAITPVPGGVGPMTIAMLLSNTVDAAERRV is encoded by the coding sequence ATGGCGGACCAAGCACAGATCATCGACGGTAAGGCGCTCGCAAAGACGGTTCGGGAGGAGGTCAAGGTCCGCGCCGAGGCCTTCCTCGCCCAGCATGGGCGGCAGCCCGGGCTGCACGTGGTGCTGGTGGGAGACGACCCGGCCAGCCAGGTCTACGTGCGCAACAAGGAGCGCGCCGCGGCGCAGTGCGGCATCGCCGGTGAGGTGCACAGGCTGCCGGCCGACACCCGTATGGAGACCCTGCTGGCCAAGGTGGCGGAGCTGAACGCCGCGGCGGACATCGATGGCATCCTGGTGCAGCTCCCGCTCCCCAAGCACCTGGACGACCAGACCGTGGTGGACGCCATCGACCCGGCCAAGGATGTGGACGGGCTACATCCCGTGAACGCGGGCCTGCTCGTGGTGGGCCGCCCTGGCCTGCGCCCCTGCACGCCCAGCGGCTGCATGCGCATGCTGGCCAGCGTCGGCGCCGAGCTGAAGGGCAAGCGCGCCATCGTGGTCGGTCGCAGCACGCTGGTCGGCAAGCCCATCGCGCTGATGCTGCTGGCCGAGCACGCGACGGTCACCATGGCGCACTCGCGCACGGTGGATCTCGGGGCACGCGTGGCCGAGAGCGACATCGTCATCGCGGCCGTGGGCGTGCCCAAGCTCGTGAAGGGCGAGTGGATCAAGCCTGGGGCGGTGGTCATCGACGTCGGCATCAACCGCCTCGACGACGGTACGCTGGTGGGCGACGTGGACTACGAGAGCGCCCTGCCCCGCGCCTCCGCCATCACCCCCGTGCCGGGTGGCGTGGGCCCGATGACCATCGCGATGCTGCTCAGCAACACGGTCGACGCGGCGGAGCGCCGCGTGTGA